From the Solibacillus sp. FSL R5-0449 genome, one window contains:
- a CDS encoding electron transfer flavoprotein subunit beta/FixA family protein → MNIFVLVKRTFDTEEKIVVSGGKIQEDGAEFIINPYDEYAIEEAIQKRDALGGKVTVVTIGGEDAEKQLRTALAMGADEAVLINTEDDLDELDQYSSAYILAEYLKDKEADLILAGNVAIDGGSGQVGPRLADLLGINYVTTITSLEIEGTNVKIVRDIEGDAEVLETSLPLLVTAQQGLNEPRYPSLPGIMKAKKKPLAELELDDLDIDEDDVEVKVETVEIYLPPQKAAGRVLEGDLSAQVKELVNLLHNEAKVV, encoded by the coding sequence ATGAATATTTTTGTATTAGTAAAACGTACTTTTGACACAGAAGAAAAAATCGTCGTATCAGGCGGTAAAATTCAGGAAGATGGTGCAGAATTCATCATCAATCCATATGATGAGTACGCAATTGAAGAAGCAATTCAAAAGCGTGACGCATTAGGCGGTAAAGTAACAGTTGTGACAATCGGTGGCGAAGATGCAGAAAAGCAGTTACGTACAGCTTTAGCAATGGGTGCCGATGAAGCGGTATTGATTAATACAGAAGATGATTTAGATGAGCTTGACCAATATTCTTCAGCTTATATTTTAGCGGAATATTTAAAAGACAAAGAAGCAGATTTAATTTTAGCAGGAAATGTAGCGATCGATGGTGGTTCAGGACAAGTTGGCCCGCGCTTAGCAGACCTGCTGGGCATTAACTACGTAACAACTATTACTTCATTGGAAATCGAAGGCACGAACGTTAAGATTGTGCGTGATATCGAAGGGGACGCTGAAGTATTAGAAACATCATTACCATTATTAGTAACAGCTCAACAAGGTTTAAACGAGCCGCGTTACCCATCTTTACCGGGAATTATGAAAGCGAAGAAGAAACCGCTTGCAGAACTGGAATTGGATGATTTGGATATCGATGAAGACGATGTTGAAGTAAAAGTAGAAACAGTTGAAATTTACTTACCGCCACAAAAAGCGGCTGGTCGTGTATTAGAAGGCGATCTTTCTGCACAGGTAAAAGAATTAGTAAACTTACTTCATAACGAAGCAAAAGTAGTCTAA
- a CDS encoding electron transfer flavoprotein subunit alpha/FixB family protein: MSKKVLVLGEVREGSLRNVSFEAIAAGLQIADGGEVVGLLVGDAVAELTQELIAYGASRVITVEHPHLKNYTSDGYSQAILAVIEQENPEAIVFGHTSLGKDLSPKIASRLQSGLISDVTEIQGAGDDTVFVRPIYSGKAFEKVKIKEGIIFATIRPNNIPPLVKDDSRSGEVSSVSVDITNLRTIIKEVVRKSTEGVDLSEAKVVVAGGRGVKSEEGFEPLKELANLLGGAVGASRGACDAEYCDYSLQIGQTGKVVTPDLYIAAGISGAIQHLAGMSNSKVIVAINKDPEANIFKVADYGIVGDLFEVVPMLIEEFKALKVNA; the protein is encoded by the coding sequence ATGTCAAAGAAAGTTTTAGTGTTAGGTGAAGTTCGCGAAGGGAGCTTACGTAACGTTTCATTTGAAGCAATTGCAGCAGGTTTACAAATCGCTGACGGCGGTGAAGTAGTAGGTTTATTAGTTGGGGATGCAGTAGCTGAATTAACACAGGAATTAATCGCATACGGAGCGAGCCGTGTTATCACAGTAGAACATCCACATTTGAAAAACTATACATCTGACGGATACAGCCAAGCAATTTTAGCAGTAATAGAACAAGAAAATCCAGAAGCAATCGTTTTCGGTCATACTTCTTTAGGTAAAGACTTATCGCCAAAAATTGCTTCACGCTTACAATCTGGTTTAATTTCAGATGTTACGGAAATTCAGGGAGCAGGCGATGATACAGTATTTGTTCGCCCAATCTACTCTGGTAAAGCATTTGAAAAAGTAAAAATCAAAGAGGGTATTATTTTTGCGACAATTCGTCCAAACAATATTCCGCCATTAGTAAAAGACGATTCTCGTTCTGGTGAAGTATCATCAGTATCAGTTGATATTACAAATTTACGTACAATCATCAAAGAAGTTGTACGCAAATCAACTGAAGGTGTAGATCTTTCAGAAGCGAAAGTAGTAGTTGCAGGTGGTCGTGGTGTTAAATCAGAAGAAGGTTTTGAGCCATTAAAAGAGCTTGCTAATTTACTAGGTGGAGCAGTTGGCGCATCTCGTGGTGCATGTGATGCTGAATATTGCGATTACTCATTACAAATCGGCCAAACTGGTAAAGTTGTAACACCTGATTTATATATCGCTGCAGGGATTTCTGGTGCGATCCAGCATTTAGCTGGTATGTCGAACTCAAAAGTGATTGTTGCGATCAACAAAGATCCAGAAGCGAATATCTTTAAAGTAGCAGACTACGGTATCGTTGGCGACTTATTCGAAGTAGTGCCAATGTTAATCGAAGAGTTTAAAGCACTTAAAGTAAATGCTTAA
- a CDS encoding aspartate kinase, which yields METVVVKFGGPALTTPEKIVHLAKKVIKEQGRGINLVVVVSSMPAIRRELRQYAAEITDEPSKREMDAFVSSATQITSAMLAMAIQEHGGKAVSLAGWQTGIHTNQKHGNARIDHVDSKRIQEHLALGEIVVVAGFQGVTGTDNISTFGKGGSETSAVALAVALEAERVEIFSSVEGIFTADPEIVKGSRKLPEVSYDEMLEFANLGAKILQPRAVELAKKYNIPLIVRSFVQDVEGTFIKGDVDMEKNLLVRGIAYESDIIRLTIGYDSYETASLAEVFSVLAENDINVDIIVQAVIDGVKPTISFSISKDEFAEALRVLETSKLSLGFSFADFEVGLAKVSIIGSAMASNPGVAARMFARLGREHIPVKMVSTSEIKVSVVVPQEEMVRAANVLHEEFDLAMKEVTAS from the coding sequence ATGGAGACAGTTGTTGTAAAGTTTGGCGGTCCGGCATTGACTACACCGGAAAAAATAGTACACCTAGCTAAAAAAGTGATAAAAGAGCAAGGGCGTGGCATAAACTTAGTCGTTGTCGTTTCTTCAATGCCCGCTATACGACGAGAATTGAGACAATATGCTGCTGAAATTACCGATGAGCCGTCGAAACGGGAAATGGATGCATTCGTCTCATCAGCAACACAAATAACAAGTGCGATGCTTGCAATGGCGATTCAGGAGCATGGAGGCAAAGCTGTCTCTTTAGCTGGATGGCAAACAGGTATCCATACAAATCAAAAGCATGGTAACGCACGGATCGATCATGTCGATAGTAAACGAATTCAGGAACATTTGGCATTAGGCGAAATCGTCGTCGTAGCAGGTTTTCAAGGAGTTACGGGGACAGACAATATTTCAACATTCGGCAAAGGAGGTTCTGAAACTTCAGCGGTTGCACTTGCGGTTGCCCTCGAAGCAGAGCGTGTCGAGATTTTTTCATCGGTTGAAGGGATTTTCACAGCAGACCCAGAAATTGTAAAGGGATCTAGGAAACTACCGGAAGTTTCTTATGATGAGATGTTGGAATTTGCAAATTTAGGGGCTAAAATATTGCAACCACGTGCGGTTGAACTTGCCAAAAAATACAATATACCGCTCATTGTACGTTCTTTCGTACAGGACGTGGAAGGCACTTTTATTAAAGGGGATGTAGACATGGAGAAAAACTTACTTGTACGCGGGATAGCCTACGAATCGGATATTATTCGTTTGACGATCGGCTATGATTCGTATGAAACCGCGTCATTGGCAGAAGTGTTTAGTGTTTTAGCAGAAAATGATATCAATGTGGATATTATTGTTCAAGCAGTCATTGATGGCGTGAAGCCGACCATTTCCTTTTCAATTTCCAAGGATGAGTTTGCGGAAGCATTACGGGTTCTGGAAACTAGTAAATTATCACTTGGATTTAGTTTTGCAGATTTTGAAGTAGGTTTAGCGAAAGTATCGATTATCGGTTCTGCGATGGCATCCAATCCTGGGGTGGCAGCTCGCATGTTTGCACGTTTGGGACGCGAACATATTCCTGTAAAAATGGTCAGCACTTCGGAAATCAAAGTGTCTG
- the uvrC gene encoding excinuclease ABC subunit UvrC — translation MNAIIKAKLEILPNESGCYIMKDRQGTIIYVGKAKVLKNRVRSYFTGSHDGKTARLVSEIEDFEYIVTSSDLEALILELNLIKLHDPKYNVKLTDDKTYPYIKITNERYPRIITTRKVKKDKAKYFGPYPNAYAANETRKLLDRLYPLRKCTHLPNQVCLYYHLGQCLAPCVKDIEKQVYDEMIDEISKFLNGGVEEIQQDLQQKMLDAAENLEFERAKEFRDLIAHIDQIMEKQKIVTDDLSNRDVFGYAVEKGWMCVQVFFVRQGKLIERDVSVFPIYNEPEEEFLTFVGRFYEQPHHLLPKEIFVPKSINETILQKLLNVKVLTPKRGSKKELVDLAMKNAEIAIHEKFQLIERQEERTVGACEALAEAMQIPLPLRIEAFDNSHMHGADPVSAMVVFIDGKPAKKEYRKYKTREAAKHDDYGAMQEVIRRRYTRVLRENLPLPDLILIDGGKGQMEVAREVIEDELGLVIPIAGLAKDEKHNTSQLLFGTPPGVVPLKRTSDGFYLLQRIQDEVHRFAITFLRQQHQTNAITSVLDGIEGVGPKRKQQLMKHFGSVKKIREASELQLQESGVPAKLAEVIYRHFHEAPLNKE, via the coding sequence ATGAATGCAATCATAAAAGCAAAACTAGAAATACTGCCAAATGAATCAGGTTGCTATATTATGAAAGACCGTCAAGGCACGATTATCTACGTTGGTAAGGCGAAAGTATTGAAAAATCGAGTACGTTCTTACTTTACGGGAAGTCATGACGGGAAAACTGCAAGACTAGTCAGTGAGATTGAAGACTTCGAATATATTGTGACTTCAAGCGATTTGGAAGCCCTTATTCTGGAGCTGAATTTAATTAAGCTGCATGACCCGAAGTATAATGTAAAACTAACGGATGATAAAACGTATCCTTATATAAAAATAACGAATGAACGATACCCTCGTATTATTACGACAAGAAAAGTGAAGAAGGATAAAGCGAAATATTTCGGTCCGTATCCGAATGCCTATGCGGCGAACGAAACGCGTAAATTACTGGACCGTCTGTACCCGCTTCGTAAATGTACGCATCTGCCTAACCAGGTGTGCCTGTACTATCACTTAGGTCAATGTTTGGCACCGTGTGTAAAGGATATTGAAAAACAGGTGTATGATGAAATGATTGATGAGATTTCGAAGTTCTTAAATGGGGGCGTCGAAGAAATACAACAAGACCTTCAGCAAAAAATGCTGGATGCAGCCGAAAATCTGGAGTTTGAGCGGGCAAAGGAATTCCGGGATTTGATTGCCCATATTGATCAGATTATGGAAAAGCAAAAAATCGTCACAGATGATTTAAGCAACCGGGATGTATTTGGCTATGCAGTGGAAAAAGGCTGGATGTGTGTTCAGGTGTTTTTCGTGCGTCAAGGTAAACTCATTGAGCGGGATGTTTCGGTTTTCCCGATCTATAATGAGCCGGAAGAGGAATTTTTAACATTTGTCGGGCGTTTTTACGAACAGCCGCATCATCTATTGCCAAAAGAGATTTTTGTACCGAAATCGATTAACGAAACAATTTTACAAAAGCTTTTGAATGTGAAGGTACTGACACCAAAGCGCGGTTCCAAAAAAGAGCTTGTTGATCTGGCGATGAAAAATGCGGAAATCGCCATTCATGAGAAATTCCAGTTGATTGAACGTCAAGAAGAGCGGACAGTAGGGGCTTGTGAAGCGCTTGCTGAAGCAATGCAAATTCCGTTGCCGCTTAGAATAGAGGCGTTTGATAACAGTCATATGCATGGTGCAGACCCGGTATCGGCGATGGTTGTTTTCATCGACGGGAAGCCTGCGAAAAAGGAATACCGGAAATATAAAACAAGGGAAGCGGCCAAGCATGATGACTATGGCGCGATGCAGGAAGTCATTCGACGCCGCTATACACGTGTACTGCGAGAAAATCTGCCATTGCCTGACCTGATTCTCATCGATGGGGGAAAAGGACAAATGGAAGTCGCACGTGAAGTAATCGAAGACGAACTTGGCTTAGTCATCCCGATTGCAGGACTTGCTAAAGACGAAAAGCATAATACGTCCCAGCTTTTATTTGGTACGCCTCCGGGAGTTGTACCGTTGAAGCGTACAAGTGACGGCTTCTATTTATTGCAGCGTATTCAAGATGAAGTTCACCGATTTGCGATTACATTTTTACGTCAGCAGCATCAAACGAATGCCATTACTTCTGTTCTTGATGGGATTGAAGGAGTGGGTCCGAAGCGAAAGCAGCAGCTTATGAAGCATTTTGGTTCAGTGAAAAAAATTCGCGAAGCAAGCGAGCTGCAGCTGCAGGAATCAGGAGTACCGGCAAAATTGGCGGAAGTCATCTATCGTCATTTTCATGAAGCACCATTGAATAAAGAATAG
- the trxA gene encoding thioredoxin — translation MAIVHATDQTFPQEISNGTVLVDFWATWCGPCKMIAPVLEELDSEIGNDVKIVKVDVDNNQGTAADYQIMSIPSLLLFVDGELKAKTAGFMPKEALVDFINDNK, via the coding sequence ATGGCAATTGTACACGCGACAGATCAAACATTTCCACAAGAAATTTCAAACGGCACAGTTTTAGTAGACTTTTGGGCTACTTGGTGCGGACCATGTAAAATGATCGCTCCAGTTCTTGAAGAATTAGATTCAGAAATCGGTAACGATGTTAAAATCGTAAAAGTTGATGTTGATAACAACCAAGGTACTGCTGCTGATTACCAAATCATGTCAATCCCATCATTATTATTATTCGTAGATGGTGAATTAAAAGCAAAAACTGCTGGCTTCATGCCAAAAGAAGCTTTAGTTGATTTCATTAACGACAACAAATAA
- a CDS encoding enoyl-CoA hydratase — translation MEFLSWKVEEGVAIATISRPPANALSQGLIQDVNALLDAVENDENVRVIVLHGEGRFFSAGADIKEFTSVQSGEAFTGLAKNGQDVFERIETFSKPVIAAIHGAALGGGLELAMGCHMRFVTASAKLGLPELSLGLIPGFAGTQRLPRYVGVAKAAEMMFTSDPITGAEAVEWGLANRAYSDEELLPETLKIAKKIAKKSPIALKAAIQMLNYSKPSSYYDGVNAEANSFGEVFVSEDAKEGIQAFIEKREPVFTGK, via the coding sequence ATGGAGTTTCTAAGTTGGAAAGTAGAAGAAGGGGTAGCAATTGCAACAATTTCAAGACCACCAGCAAATGCACTTTCACAAGGCTTGATCCAAGACGTGAATGCACTTTTAGACGCTGTAGAAAATGATGAAAATGTACGTGTTATCGTCTTACATGGCGAAGGACGGTTCTTCTCTGCAGGTGCGGATATTAAAGAGTTTACGAGCGTACAGTCAGGAGAAGCATTTACAGGATTGGCGAAAAATGGACAAGATGTTTTCGAGCGTATTGAAACATTCAGTAAACCGGTTATCGCCGCAATCCACGGTGCTGCATTAGGGGGCGGATTGGAACTTGCGATGGGATGCCATATGCGCTTTGTAACCGCATCGGCAAAATTAGGCTTACCTGAACTATCACTAGGCTTAATACCTGGATTCGCAGGAACACAGCGATTACCACGTTATGTTGGTGTAGCAAAAGCAGCGGAAATGATGTTTACAAGTGACCCGATTACGGGGGCTGAAGCTGTTGAGTGGGGATTAGCAAACCGTGCTTATTCCGATGAAGAGCTGTTGCCTGAAACATTGAAAATCGCTAAAAAAATTGCGAAAAAATCACCAATCGCGCTTAAAGCAGCGATCCAAATGCTGAATTACTCGAAACCATCATCTTATTACGATGGTGTAAATGCTGAAGCAAACAGCTTCGGTGAAGTATTTGTTTCTGAAGATGCTAAAGAAGGTATCCAAGCATTTATTGAAAAACGTGAGCCAGTGTTTACTGGCAAATAA